One Candidatus Acidulodesulfobacterium acidiphilum genomic window, TTTTCCGTAAAAACCGGTATAGCCCTTGCCTATAAAATCGCTTCTGTGGGCGTCGCTTACTCCAAGCTGAGGAAGCCCGATGGACACGTTTGCCAAAGAAGCTGCCGCATTGGAAAAAATAGAAAAAGTGCTGGAATTATTAATAACTTCTATTGCATCGAAATCTAATTCGTATAAAATTTTTCTTACCGGCTGATATCCTTTTTCCGCGTAAGAAACGAAATAATAAGGATGGGGGGCAATTGCCAGCCCCCCTTGCGAGTGTATTTCGTCTATCGTTTCCTGAGCCGTCTTACCGGGTATTATCTTGTTTTCTAAAAAAAGACCTACTATATGTCCGTTTTTAGTAGATACCTCTTCGCCGATAATAACGTCGACTTCTAAAAAACTATTTTTTAACGCATATTCTTTAGCCTTAAATGCACCTTTAATCCTGTTGTGGTCTGTGACGGCAATTACGTTAAGTTTTCCCGCCGCCGCCTCGACAATATCTTCCGGTGAATTATTTCCGTCGCTGTAGCTTGTATGTATGTGCGTATCAGCTTTTGAATATTTCATTGCATCAGTCGTTTAAGTTAAACGAAATTTTAATCATTTTTTTGCGATATATTTTTATTATATCATATAAAATTTAAAATTAAGCTTTATGCGTCGCCGCTGATGCCGCA contains:
- a CDS encoding PHP domain-containing protein, with translation MKYSKADTHIHTSYSDGNNSPEDIVEAAAGKLNVIAVTDHNRIKGAFKAKEYALKNSFLEVDVIIGEEVSTKNGHIVGLFLENKIIPGKTAQETIDEIHSQGGLAIAPHPYYFVSYAEKGYQPVRKILYELDFDAIEVINNSSTFSIFSNAAASLANVSIGLPQLGVSDAHRSDFIGKGYTGFYGKTALDLKSQIKEKRTTAHFNHYSFQEFKLNTVQSAKSFYFYFFGNKDGGKDAA